In Acetoanaerobium noterae, a single genomic region encodes these proteins:
- a CDS encoding undecaprenyl-diphosphate phosphatase, whose translation MTLELAEILKVIFLGIVEGITEWLPISSTGHMLIVDEFLQLNASDSFKEMFFVIIQLGAILAVLTSFWKKMFPFQFKDKSQPVIKKEIFSLWFKVVVACIPGAVITLLFDDYIEANFHTPIVIATTLIIYGIGFIIVENWNKMRIPSITNLNEITYKTAWLIGLFQVLSIIPGTSRSGATIIGALIIGVSRVAAAEFTFFLAVPVMFGLSTLKILKFGFVFTASELFILVLGMAVAFIVSVAVIKFLMSFIKKHDFKAFGWYRIVLGIAVILITTII comes from the coding sequence ATGACATTAGAGCTTGCAGAAATTTTAAAAGTTATTTTTTTAGGGATAGTAGAGGGTATAACTGAGTGGTTACCCATCAGTAGCACTGGACATATGCTTATCGTAGACGAATTTTTACAACTAAACGCCAGCGATTCATTCAAGGAAATGTTCTTTGTAATTATTCAGCTAGGAGCTATTTTAGCTGTACTTACTAGTTTTTGGAAAAAGATGTTTCCTTTCCAATTTAAAGATAAATCTCAGCCTGTCATTAAAAAAGAAATATTTTCACTTTGGTTTAAAGTGGTAGTTGCTTGTATCCCTGGAGCAGTTATTACGCTTCTTTTTGATGATTATATAGAAGCAAATTTTCATACACCAATTGTTATAGCTACAACCTTGATTATTTATGGCATTGGGTTTATTATAGTAGAAAATTGGAATAAAATGCGCATTCCTAGTATCACTAATCTAAATGAAATCACTTACAAAACCGCTTGGCTTATAGGACTATTTCAAGTTCTATCTATAATACCTGGTACATCTCGATCAGGTGCTACTATTATCGGAGCACTTATCATTGGTGTATCTAGAGTAGCTGCAGCAGAATTTACTTTTTTTCTAGCTGTACCAGTAATGTTTGGGCTTAGTACACTCAAAATCTTAAAATTCGGTTTTGTTTTCACAGCTTCAGAACTTTTTATTCTAGTTTTAGGAATGGCTGTAGCCTTTATAGTATCTGTGGCAGTTATCAAATTCCTTATGAGCTTTATCAAAAAGCATGATTTTAAAGCTTTTGGCTGGTATAGAATCGTATTAGGGATTGCAGTTATTCTAATAACAACAATTATATAA
- a CDS encoding aspartate/glutamate racemase family protein — translation MKTIGLIGGMSWESSLEYYRIVNETVKEKLGGLHSCKCLMYSVDFGVIQALQHQNKWDELTKLMIEAAQNLKHGGADFIVICTNTMHKMAPEIEHATGLNVLHIADVTGAAISKDQIQKVGLLGTRFTMEGDFYKKRLKDNYDIEVIIPEDADRQIIHDIIYNELCLGLIKDDSRQKYIDIINKLCANGAEGIILGCTEIPLLIKQSDVLIPVYDTTKIHAESAVDFAL, via the coding sequence GTGAAAACTATCGGATTAATTGGAGGAATGAGCTGGGAATCTTCTTTGGAATACTACAGAATAGTAAATGAGACTGTAAAAGAAAAGCTGGGCGGATTACACTCTTGCAAATGCTTGATGTATTCAGTAGATTTTGGTGTAATCCAAGCTCTTCAGCATCAAAATAAATGGGATGAGTTAACTAAGCTCATGATAGAAGCCGCACAAAACTTAAAACACGGAGGAGCAGATTTTATCGTAATCTGTACGAACACCATGCATAAGATGGCTCCAGAAATAGAGCACGCTACAGGGCTAAATGTCTTACATATTGCCGACGTGACGGGAGCTGCTATTTCTAAAGATCAAATTCAAAAAGTAGGTCTACTTGGTACTAGATTTACTATGGAAGGCGATTTTTATAAAAAAAGGCTAAAAGATAATTATGACATTGAAGTAATAATCCCTGAAGATGCAGACAGACAAATCATTCACGATATAATCTACAACGAATTATGTCTTGGATTAATAAAAGATGATTCTAGGCAAAAATATATAGATATTATAAATAAGCTTTGTGCTAATGGAGCAGAGGGAATCATTCTAGGATGTACTGAAATTCCTCTCCTAATAAAACAATCCGATGTTCTCATCCCAGTCTATGACACTACAAAAATTCATGCTGAATCAGCAGTAGATTTTGCTCTATAA
- a CDS encoding gamma-glutamyl-gamma-aminobutyrate hydrolase family protein, translated as MKLPIIGISGTMMKDNNDMFEGYEKSYVMDDYVQAVLRAGAVPIVLPIIDSSEQINEYAKLIDGLILTGGHDVNPLIYGEEPDVKVTEILPKRDFLDYELIKYTTELDKPILAICRGMQILNTYHGGTLYQDNSYCKTFHIKHMQVHNPDVATHTIKIEPNSVLESVLGNHAVVNSFHHQSVKGLAEGFRITAESKDGIVEAIERNSEQWCVGVQFHPEILSHKDEKMQALFNVFIGATRK; from the coding sequence ATGAAACTCCCTATTATAGGAATATCAGGGACAATGATGAAGGATAATAATGATATGTTTGAAGGCTATGAAAAATCATACGTTATGGATGATTATGTTCAGGCAGTGCTAAGAGCAGGTGCTGTTCCTATAGTTCTTCCAATTATAGACTCGAGCGAACAAATAAACGAATATGCAAAGCTGATTGATGGCTTAATATTGACAGGAGGTCATGATGTAAATCCTCTTATCTATGGTGAAGAGCCTGATGTCAAAGTTACAGAGATTCTTCCAAAGAGAGATTTTCTAGATTATGAGCTAATAAAATATACTACTGAGCTAGATAAGCCTATACTAGCTATATGTAGAGGAATGCAGATTTTAAATACATATCATGGAGGCACCCTATATCAAGATAACTCATACTGCAAAACTTTTCATATAAAGCATATGCAAGTACATAATCCAGATGTAGCTACTCACACGATAAAAATAGAGCCAAACAGCGTTCTTGAAAGTGTGCTTGGAAACCATGCAGTTGTAAACTCATTCCATCATCAGTCAGTAAAAGGTTTAGCAGAGGGTTTTAGAATAACAGCAGAATCTAAAGACGGAATAGTAGAAGCTATAGAAAGAAACTCTGAGCAGTGGTGTGTAGGGGTGCAGTTTCATCCAGAAATCTTGTCTCACAAGGATGAGAAAATGCAGGCGCTATTTAATGTATTTATAGGAGCGACAAGGAAGTAA